Below is a window of bacterium DNA.
GGTCGCAGATCTCGAATTCGAGGTCTCGAGCTCCGATCTGAGAGCGATTCTGGCGCTATTCCTGCCGCAGGCGGTGCCCGACTTCGAAGCTACCGGCCAGGGATCACTGCGTGTGGCCGGTGCTCTCGGCGCGGCACGGTTGCCCGCGGTGCGGCTGCGCCTGGACGAGCTTCTGATTCGGCGCCCGGGGCTGCGCGCGGTCCGGACGCTGGAGAACCTGGAGCCGGTGTCGATCGTTCTCGACGGAGGGGTGCTGGTGCTGGACAGTTTCTACCTGGCCACACCCGACGCCGAGAGCGAGTTTTTCGTTGCCGGGAGGATCGGTCTCGAAGACGACAAGACTCTGGACCTCAAAATGCAGTGCTCTCTGGGCGCGTCGTGGTTCGAGCCTTGGGCGCCGGAAGGGATCGAGCTCGTCGAGGGAACATTCGACGTGATCGGATCGATCGTGGGAACCGTAAGCGAGCCCCGTCTGGACGGGGTTGGTGAGTTCAGCGGAGGCAAGCTGGTCTCTACGGGATTCGCGGCGACGTTCGAATCGACCGAGGCCGTGTTTCTGTTCTATCCGAGACAGGCGGTTCTTGATCAGTTGTCCGCGCGGGTTGTCGGCGGTCGCCTCAACGGAGCCGGCACCGTGGGCTGGACCGAATCCGGCGAGCTCGACTACCGGTTCCAGATCTCCGGGGACGGTCTCAACTTCCGCTATCCCGAAGGATGGTCCATCCGGGGCAACACCGACTTCACGCTGTCCTCGAGTCCGGGCGGCCGTCAGCTTTCCGGTGCGCTGGATCTGGACCGCGCTCTCTACGTCACCGACGTGCCGGTCGAGCTCGACCAGCTCCTGCGCTCCTTTTTCGAGCAGCGCCGCGTCGAGGTGGAGGAGACCGATGAGCTGCTGACCACGACCCAGCTCAACCTGGCGGTCACCGCTGACGAGACCTTGAGGATCCGAAACAACCTGGCTGACTTGCGAGGCTCGGCGGATCTGGTGCTGCGCGGCAGCCTGGCCCGGCCGGTCGTCTTCGGCACGGTCGAGTTCGATCCCTCTGGACGGCTGATCTATTCCGGCAACGAGTACGAGCTCGAGCGGGGTCTCCTGACCTTTGCCAATCCGTACCGGCTGGAGCCGGTGATCGATCTGGTGGCTCACACGGGCCTGCGCGAATACGACGTCACCCTGAGCCTGTCCGGAACGCCGGAACGATTGAGCTTCGATTTCATCTCCGATCCACCCCTCGCCGAGTTGGAGGTAATGGCGCTGATGACCGGCGGCCGGCCCCGAGACCCGGAGTTCGGCGAGACCAGGGAATCCCAGAGCCTGCAGGGTGAGAACCTCGGTGCCGAGACCTTTCTCTACGGACAGGCGACCTCGCTGGTGGCGAACCGCTTCAACCGCCTGTTTGGCCTGGATCAGTTCCGGATCGTTCCACTGACGAGCTCGACCGGCGATCTGTCGTCGGCGCGAGTCACGGTCGGAAAACAGCTGTCACGCGATCTCTTCGCAACCTATTCCTACGATCCGAGCGAGACCGAGGAGCAGATCTTAGAGCTCGAATGGAGCATAAGCCGGTCTCTGATTCTGGTTCTCACGCAAAACGGCGATGGTACCTACGCGGTCGACGCCAAGTGGGAGAAGGCCTTCTAGATCGATGTGGGCGCGATTCAAGCTCTGCCTCCGGGTCGGCACGGTGCTCGTCTGCCTGGCCGGCGTTTCGGCGCCGGGGCAGGCAGCGAGGGTGCTGAGTGTCGAGCTGCGTGGCGACGTGGCGGGGAGACGAATGCAGGGGCTGATCGAGCTTCTCGCGGTCGAGCCTGGCGGCGACCTGGCGTTCGAGGACCTGCGCAAGAGCTTGCGGAATCTGCAGGCTTCGGGGCTGGTTGGCCGTGCCGAGGCGTCGCTGGTTCGAGAGGCTGGCGGTGTTCGCGTCGTCTTCAGTATTTTCTCGAGAGTTCAGGCTGCCGCGGTCGAAATCGTCGGCAATGATTGCCTGCGCGACTCGCAGCTGCGCGGAGCCCTGGCGCAGAGGCCGCAGACGCCTCTGAGCGAGAGTCGCGTCGTTCGAGGCGTCTATCGGCTGCAGGATCTTCTCAGCGAGAACGGGTTTCGCGACCGTCAAGTCGTCCTCGACGTCGAGATCGATGAGGCCGAGAAGCTCGCAAGTGTCTCGTATCACGTCAGCTGCGGCGAGCCGACGCTGGTCGAGAAGGTCTCTTTTGTCGGCAGTCTCGGTGCCTTCGACAGCAGCGAGCTGCTCGGGCGTCTGCGAATGACCGCCGGTAGGAGGTTCCAGCGCACCAAGCTGACCGACGAGAGAGAGCGTCTGGAGAGCTGGTTGGGCCGGCAGGGTTACCTGTCTGCCGAGGTCGGGCCCCCGAACGAGGCCCGCGATCTCGAGCCGCGCTCCGTGGCGCTCGAGTATCCGGTCAAGATGGGACCGAAGCTCGATCTGCGGGTACTGGGCTTCGATGACGAGGTGCTGCGCAAACGTGGCCTGCTCCAGGAGCTCGAGCAGGAGCGCTTCGATGAAGCCCTGCTTCTACAAACGGTCGGCCGGATCCGGAGTGATTTCCAGGGGCGTGGGCACTATCGAGCGCGGGTAACGGGGGAGGTCGTCGATCTCGAGGAGCGCCGGCAAGTCAACCTGTTGATCCAACCCGGCCCAACCTTCAGCGTGAAGAGCCTGGAGTTTTCCGGTAACGAACTGGTGCCGACCTCGGAGCTGGTCCAGAGAATGGCCAGCTCCACGGCGCGGACGTTCTCGCCCGGAAGTGGGCGCCTGGTGGACGAGGTCCTCGAAGAGGATCTGAGCAATCTGCGTTCGTACTACGCCCTGCAAGGGCTTGGCGGGGCAGAGATCGGCCCAGCTCGAGTTACGGTATCCGAAAGTGCGGGCGCGCTCGACGTATCGATCCCGATCGTCGAGGGGCCCAGAAGGCAGGTTGTCGAGGTGACCTTCGAGGGCATTACGGGCTTCGACCCGACCGCCCGAACGTTCGCGATCGCCGCGGGAGGCCCATTTCATCCGCGGCGCCTGGAGGACACGGTCGCCGAGATACGAGCTCTATGTGAAGACCTCGGCTATCTGTCAGCGCAGGTTTCCTCCGGCGTGACCTGGGATCCGACGCGTTCGTTGGCTTCGGTCGTGATTCAGGTGCTGGAGGGTCCCAGGGTCACCGTGGACCGCGTCATTTTTCGAGGCCAGGCCAAGACCCACACCGAGGTCGTTCGCAGGAGCGTAGGACTCGAGTCCGGCGATCCGGTCAGTCGGCGACAGCTGCTGGCAGGGCAGCGGGAGCTCTACCGGCTGGGGATCTTCTCGCGAGTGGAAGTGCGCTTGGCGCCGGCCATGCCTTTTGCACCCAGCCGCGACATCCTGGTCCGGCTCGAAGAGGGTCGGCCCCAGAGGGGAAGCCTGGGTGTCGGCTACGACTCCGAAGACGGGATCCGCACGCTTCTCGGGTATTCGCACGGCAACCTGTTCGGACGTGCGGTCGCGACGCGTTTCGATCTTCGCCTGAGCCAGCGGGAGCGGCAAGCTCGTCTTCTCTTTCGCCAGCCCTATCTAGGCGGGTTTAGAGCGCCGATCACCTATTCCATCTTCGGAGTCGAGGAGCAGGAGGAGAGCTTCGATTCGGAGCGCCGCGGGATCCAGGTCGACACGGAGATCGCGAAGGGCAGCACGAAATTCGGGGCGCTACTTACGGTGAAGCAGGTTCGGGTCCTCGACCCGGATCCGGCGCTCGAAGCGATCGAGATCGACCGGAACCTCCAGGAGGTCGACATCATCAGTCTGACCCCGCGATTCTTGATTGATCGGCGCAACGATCCCCTGGTTCCGACCCGCGGTTGGACCGCGGGATTGCAGGCCGAGTACGCCTTCTCGGCTTTCAGCGCAAGCGCCGAGTTCCTGAAGCTCTTTGGGCAGCAGACGGCTTACATCGACCTCGGCCGACTGGGAGTGGTCGCCGGGAGTCTGCGCGTCGGCGCCCTCGAGCCGCTCGGAGATCTCTCGGCGCTGGACCCGACCGTTCCCGGTGGACTCGAATCGGCCAACATCCCGATTTCCGAGCGCTTCTTCGCCGGCGGTCGAACGACCCATCGGGCGTATCGTCGGGATCTTCTCGGAGTGCCGGGAGAGAGTGTTCTTGTGGTGACCTCGGACGACGGCGGTGTGCGCCGGGTGCCGATCGGCGGCAACGGGCTCTTACTGGCGAACCTCGACTACCGGTTCCCAATCGCCGGTGCGGTGGGCGGCACGGTGTTCGTCGACGCCGGCAACGTCTTCGGGAACTGGGACACCATCGATCCGGAAGAGCTCGAGTACGGTGCGGGCGTGGGACTGCGGTACCTGTCCCCGATCGGGCCCCTGCGTCTGGAGGTGGGCTGGAAGCTCGAGAAAGAGCCGGATCAGAGTGGGGCGGTGGTGTTTCTCAGTTTCGGCAACCCATTCTGAGGCTGGGACCGGCGGGCACGATTCGAGGTCCCTGCCCCACCCGAAGCGAGCCCGGTGGAAACGCAGGCGCTCTCGCCCGCGGGTATTGAGACGGCCACGCCGAGCGCGCGAATGTCGGATGACGCCGGCAGGTCCGGATAGCGGCGAAAGTCGCTGAACGGCCGGAAGACCGGTCGCGCCATCACTTCCAGCAGAACCGAGTCTTGCTGGGGCGGCCCCAGCGGGATCGAGTGCCGGGTCCACACGCCGTCGATCTCGGACGCGAGCCGAGGTTGCCCATCGATCCGAACTACGACCTCGACCTTGTGCCGACCGGGGCGTGGATGGCCGTTTACGAGCTCGAGCTCGACCGTCTCGTGGCGCCACGGCAGCCGTCGTGCTGCGTATCTTCCGGTCCACTGGAAGGTCTTCGCCCCGCTGGTCTCCTGGCGGTGCCATCCGAAAGTCCGATCGCCGGCTGTGCTCAAAGGCTCGACGGCCAGGGCGCGCCACGGCAGCAGCAATCCCGCGGCGAGGATGACGGCCCAGGCCGCCCGGTCGACGGGACGCACGGCGAGCCTCGGCGCCAGAACAGCCGCCGAGCCGATCAGCATCCAGAAGAGCCATTCGATCATCTTGAGGAAGAAGAGGTACTGGACGAGGCCGTAGGCGAGGAAACCGGCGAATGTCAGTGCCAAAC
It encodes the following:
- a CDS encoding BamA/TamA family outer membrane protein, whose translation is MWARFKLCLRVGTVLVCLAGVSAPGQAARVLSVELRGDVAGRRMQGLIELLAVEPGGDLAFEDLRKSLRNLQASGLVGRAEASLVREAGGVRVVFSIFSRVQAAAVEIVGNDCLRDSQLRGALAQRPQTPLSESRVVRGVYRLQDLLSENGFRDRQVVLDVEIDEAEKLASVSYHVSCGEPTLVEKVSFVGSLGAFDSSELLGRLRMTAGRRFQRTKLTDERERLESWLGRQGYLSAEVGPPNEARDLEPRSVALEYPVKMGPKLDLRVLGFDDEVLRKRGLLQELEQERFDEALLLQTVGRIRSDFQGRGHYRARVTGEVVDLEERRQVNLLIQPGPTFSVKSLEFSGNELVPTSELVQRMASSTARTFSPGSGRLVDEVLEEDLSNLRSYYALQGLGGAEIGPARVTVSESAGALDVSIPIVEGPRRQVVEVTFEGITGFDPTARTFAIAAGGPFHPRRLEDTVAEIRALCEDLGYLSAQVSSGVTWDPTRSLASVVIQVLEGPRVTVDRVIFRGQAKTHTEVVRRSVGLESGDPVSRRQLLAGQRELYRLGIFSRVEVRLAPAMPFAPSRDILVRLEEGRPQRGSLGVGYDSEDGIRTLLGYSHGNLFGRAVATRFDLRLSQRERQARLLFRQPYLGGFRAPITYSIFGVEEQEESFDSERRGIQVDTEIAKGSTKFGALLTVKQVRVLDPDPALEAIEIDRNLQEVDIISLTPRFLIDRRNDPLVPTRGWTAGLQAEYAFSAFSASAEFLKLFGQQTAYIDLGRLGVVAGSLRVGALEPLGDLSALDPTVPGGLESANIPISERFFAGGRTTHRAYRRDLLGVPGESVLVVTSDDGGVRRVPIGGNGLLLANLDYRFPIAGAVGGTVFVDAGNVFGNWDTIDPEELEYGAGVGLRYLSPIGPLRLEVGWKLEKEPDQSGAVVFLSFGNPF